A segment of the Triticum urartu cultivar G1812 chromosome 1, Tu2.1, whole genome shotgun sequence genome:
ATGTTAGCAAAGAAAAAAGTTTTTATTTGTTAACTATATACACCAGTCTCAGGGCCTGGTTCAGTGGTACAGAAAGAGGAAGACACGAACTGGGTTTCGGATGTCGTTTCGTCGATTTAGCTCAATATTTTAAATAGCACGCTATTTCGCTGTTATAACGCGGTTATAGCATATTTGAAAGGGAGACGTTATGTTTTGGCAAAATCAGACGCTACGCCGCTAATTGCGTAATTAGCGTGCTACACACGCTATAACGTTGTAACGTTGTAACGTTACGACGTGCAGACCATGCAAAACTGAAATAAGCACAGCCCAGCAGGCCCAGCAGGCCAAAACCAACCCACAACCACTAGCTTTCTCACTCCTTTTATCAGATTCTCCCACGAGACCTAACCAGCAAGCTCAGGTGGCTGCCCCGGTGGCTGTTGATGTTAGAGACTCTTAAAACTATGGTTGTTGATGTTTGAGACTTACTATTTTTATGCGCTAGATTTGGCCCTTATGCATATATTGCTTGCTCCTATGAAAAAATTAGTTGCTTAAATACTTCATTTCTAGatatatttgattttttttgcaaacGCTATTTTGAAATATAGCACGTTATTAGCGTGCTATAACTTGTGTAGCATTTAGAGAAGGGCCTCGCTATATTTTGTAGCGCGCTATTTAAAATATTGATTTAGCTACGCTCCAAGGTCTCCTTTGCAAAACGTACCAGGAGCCAACCTCTTAGATAGATCCTGTCCCTTCCATTACGATCTGAGGGCTCATGTGTAGCTGGTGCATCTGGTGCACGAGTTCTCTTGTTGCACAAGATACGTTGCCCGGGCGCCAAGGCGCTCGCTAGCTTTGGCCTTCTTTTACTGGAGAATATTTTATTATctttacctactaataaagcgGCTATCGCTTCTGGTCGTCCGTCATTAAAATTATCCTCTAAGTTGATAAAAATTACCCACCAATGCCATCCATAAGTGGGAAAACGATTCAACTTTTCGGACCAAAAATCACCGTCTCCTTCGTTGTCATATAGCTGCGTGACGAAACTAATTCATGAAATGATAAGGGGCAGAGTGGTTGGCTGATTGCTCCTGTAGCGCTAAGACCAGGGTTTGAATCCCAGCTTTCACAATATTTATCTTTCCTTTCACACGCATGTCCCTATCCATGTATGCTGCAGGGCTTTACTCCCCtgtttttttattatttatttttatcttttcttttctcattttgttttttttcttatCTGTTATTTAAATTATTTCGGGATTTTAATAATCTAAAAGTTGCAAGTCTTAAAAAAAATGTTTGAGAAATCATAAAAATATATGTGAATTCAAAACAAAATTTTGCAGATTCAAATGTTTAGAAAACCATAAAAAATTTGcagattcaaaaaatgttggtGTTTTTGCAAAACTGTTCACAAAATTATAAAAAAtcaaatttttttgaaaaaatggTCGGGAAATAAAATCATGTTCATGATATTGAAAAAATGATCATGTATTTAAAACATATTCGGGAATCTGAAAAAAATCTCCAttcacaaaaataaaaataaaaatttggtccccaatttttttaaaaaagttcGTTGATTGAACAAATGTTTGTTGAGTCAAAAAATGTTAATGAATTCGAAACTGGTTCATACATTTAAAAAAATGTAAACAAAACTAATGTTCATGATTTCTTATTtcttatttaaattaattcgggATTTTAATATTCTAAAATTTGCaacttttcaaaaaaatgtttgaGAAATCATAAAAATATATGTGAATTCAAAAATGTTAGAAAATCATAACAGTTTTGcagattcaaaaaatgttggtGTTTTTGCAAAACTGTTCATAAAATTATAAAAAATCACAATTTTTGGAAAAAATGGTCAGGAAATAAAATcatgttcatgattttgaaaaaatgCTCATGTAATGAAAACATATTCGGGAATCTGAAAAAAATATCCAttcacaaaaataaaaataaaaataaaaatgtgtTCCCCAAATTTTTTTAAAGTTTGTCGATTGAAAAAATGTTTGTTGAGTCAAAAAATGTTAATGAATTCGAAACCGGTTCATACATTTAAAAAATTGTAAACAAAActaatgttcatgatttttttttgagaaaatcaAAAATTTCAAAACAAAATTATCGATTCGAAAAGTGTTCACTGATTCAAAAGTATTTTATGTCTAGGATTTGATTAGTTTTTCGAAAGTATTTATATATCTTGGCGTTGGGAGTAGTTCGTGGTCAATGAGATTTGTTTTTAAAGTTTTAGACGTTCCCTTGCGCAACATAATGATAAGTGTGGCATGCACTGGAAATTTCATAGCCTTGTGATTTACCGTGGAATGCATTGTGATCACGTGGACATCGTGACCATCATCGGCTAGGGtgagaaaaataaaataaatggcaaCATGGTGAGCCATTATGTTAAAATAGAGTATGCTCATACATCAGGATATTGAGTCATATTTATTTGGTGAGCCATAATTTTTtgtctcccgttgcaacgcacgggcatatttgCTAGTAACTACCGATGGAAGAAGCATACCAGGACATGCAAAATAGTAACAGCTGTTTATTTCTGATTATTGCACACGGAGGCACTGGAATATATACTTGTATCCCCTAGCTTTTATCCATCAAAATTAGTTAGTACTTATTCTTGGAGCATCTAGGTGCTTGCTCGTTGGATTGCTAGTACTAGCTACGGTTTGTTGTTTTTAGAGGAATCCCATTACCTAGAAGTATTTGGAGGCTGGCTGAGCTTAAACATTTACAAATTCCATCATTTTGGATAGTTGGAGTACGGCAGAAGTCAGTACATATCTGAACCCTGCAAACATCTGGATATTACCTATGCAGTACCTAATGTAGAAACAAACTGATGTTAGAGATTTCATTGGTCTGATACAATGATGAATTGTGATGAAGGATAATAATGAACCTTATTAATTAAGTTGAGAAAAAAAGTTAGGTTTCGGGGGTAGCTTTTCCTGTGTGGGATAGTGCCACTAGTATATTACATTGTCCTTCCAGTGTAGGTTTCTTAAACATCACTCGCAAAAAAAAAAGGTTTCTTAAACATAACTTTATTCTACAGATTTAGGAGCTTCTATTTTGGAGGACAGCTTTTCAGTTAGACGTTCAATTTGAGGCATTGCATGATGATCCTGTTATATGGTATGCCCATTGTTGTGTTTTATATCTGTTGCTTGCCGTTTTTGGTGTTGTTTGGTTTTGGCACGATTGGAGTTTTCGTGTTTGGATGTTTATAGCCTGGTGCGGTGAATTCTGCTCCATGTGTCTACTCCGTTTCGGTCGATCGAATTCTGATACACTTGGGCCACTCTGTTGTGCTAGAGCCAGGTGCGGTGAAATTCTGCTCGAAGTGTGCTACTCCGTTTTTGTCGGTGAATTTCCGCCTACACGTGGGCTAGTCCGTTGTGCTCATTATCTCTGATGGTTAGAATGTGGGTCGATGTCTTTGCAAGCACTTGGTGTTGGAGTAATGGCGTATTTCTTTGACGCATGAATTGTTGTTGTTAAGGCTATATATtgtacttgccgagtaatccttTTACTCACCCTTGCTTTCTTTTGTTCGTTTTTATTTGGTGCTCAGGTACGCGGGTAGACCTACACTTCACCTACACACATTCACATTAGATGAAAAAAATCTCATATCTATCATTTGGAGACTTATTAGATCGACGAGTTTCCTAGCATTATTGTTTATTCCTTGTCTAGTTTGAGCATGTCGATGCTTGAAACTTTATCCTCGTTATCATGGAATCATATTATCATTTTAGCAGCATAGCTAGTTATGTGAACTTTATTGATACTATTTCTCGTATATTCGCTAAATTCCTTGTTGTGGATGCCCGTAAAATAAAGGAGGTTCTGCTGAAATTTTAAGTTCCCTAGACCATACAAAAATAAGATAGTATGGTGGCATCTCCAGATTTGATTGAATTCTGGGGTGTTACATCTCCGCCCCCACGTGTTGCCAATATATTTGATCATTGGTTGGACGGTATTCCAAAAAACGAAATAGGTTCAAAACGCTAATAAGGGTGACAGCATATACCTAACTgctttggctatgtagaaatgattTGATTTTTAATAACAAAAGTGCTTCTTCTCTACGGATTATTTTCTTTTGTATGCACTTGCTTTGTAAGTGGTTTATGCTACAACGACCGAAGCACCAACCGCGGTTCAAGGTGGTGTGTACGCGGTTAGAGCAGGCGGCTGCGGAGGTTTTTTCCCCAACATGGATGGCAGCTCAACCTCCGGATTGATGCACCATCACTTTCGATATAGGCATAGTGTCGGTCTATAGGACTTTACTGTTGCGGATCTATCGGGTTTGCTACATTTCCTTTTGCCAGGCTTTTAGTGTTTGACTGGATATTATTCTGAAAGTTTTGTATCTGAAAAAAGCAATATAGAAAGAAGCTTCTTATAATAACTAGACTTGCCTGTATGAAAGCATGGATTGACAACTACTCCCTCTCTAAATAAATATAAAATGTCTTAAGTCTCTATACTATATTTAATAACAGGTAAAGATACTAATTTCGTAACATATATGTTGGCATCTTTCCCACAAACTTCATTAAATATGAAAAGTTTGATTAAGGGAAGTATACGCTTTAGTTTATCCTAGCGTTAGCAGTAATACTAGCAATAAAAAAATCATAATCTGTCGTAGAAGTAACAATAAAACCATGGGAGTATACTGAATAAATTAAAGTCGTAAGAAGCATCATTTTACATCGCTTTTATTTTAAATTCCAAATTTAATTCAGAAATGGAGTTGGCCATTATGTGTTTTCTGCCTTAGTCATGAGATCATGCACTCCTTATTAGTAGGAATGGAAAAGGACACATACACAAAGTTTGAAACTTTCTATGCCTTTCACTTATTTGCTACCTGCTGCACGCTGCGGGTTGCTCGTTTTGGCCTTTTTgatttccttgggttcttcgaCTCCAACTTCGGTCGTTTTCCTCTTAACACGTTGCATCGCATCATATAGGGCATTAGCCAGTGTTCTTTGAGGAACAGCAGCCGGTGTGGTTTCTCCTGTCGTATTGACAATGTTGATTGCTCCCTGGAATGAACCACCATATGAAATCATGCTTGCTCATAGGCTAACAAGAGAGGAAGTTGTTGTTCTGTTTTGGGGCggagggggtggggagggggggggggggggggggggggggggttgtacCTCCATTGGATTAGGATACCATTCCAGTATTGGCCCACCGATCATGTCGCTGGTCATCTTCAGCTCGTATCTTCTAGGTTCCTGCACACCAAACCGAATCTCTTAAGTTTTTAAAACTGGATCAAGTCTGTCAAACAACCACTGGGTGCCTGCACCGATTTGAGCGAGGCAGAAACGAACTTCTACAGCCATCGTATTGATCCCATCAAAATAATCCTGGCCGTTAATCAGGCTCTGGGCCAATGTGCAGAAACAGAAATACTTGATTCCTTATTGGTAAATGATACAGTGGTACGAGCCTAAAAGAACAGATCATGTTCAAGGGGGTTAGGGTCTCGTAAGTTCGTTTCTTAAAATGAGGGGATACCAGAATATTCCAAACGACACACTCCATTTCCTACACTAGTTTGTGACCGCACAATTTGTCTTGCTACTAGATTATCCATGCTTTTGACGAAATAATATTAGTATTAGCATGCATGCCGGGCACATACGGCGAACTAGAAAGATAGACAACAATAATGCAAGCTCACCTTATCAGACCCAACAGCAATTTTAGCCAAGCATGTCATCGATATCGTAAGTCCTTCCAGGCGAACGGTCTTCTCTCCAGAATCATTGCCGCCCTGCAGGAGGAGTCCTTCGAAGTCTTTATGCTCCCGGCCCATTGCGGAAATGCACTCTGTTTGTATATAAATGATAAAAGAAAATAATAAATGAAAGATGTAATTGTATTCATATATGCTCCCCCCGTGAAgcaatataagagcatttagatcactactttagtgaactattaacgctcttatatttgtttacagagAAACTACATGGAAAAACCCTTGAAACATGGTGCTGGCCATCAGGATGCATCCTGTGTAGAGTTTGTCCACGGCTCCGTATCCTCCCAATACTCTTAACACAGCCCCGATCTTCCCATCCCGGCAAGTTCATCTATCCGCTCCACACGAGGTGACGCCGCCCCATCCATTAACGAGCCGCCAATTGCCCCGCCCTACTACGATCTATTGAGCCCTCTATCCTACCTTCTGTTACCGACTCTACTCACGATAGGATTTGGAGGAGGGATTAGGTGACAGGAATTATATATCGACATTTCGTTTCGCTGATACATGCAAGGTTCATGCCTAAGCCATGTTAGTCTTATCCTCAACGCACCAGAACGTCTTATGTTTCTGTTATTTAGCACACACACTGAATAATAGCCAGAGGAACACTGTGTTCGTGCTGCGGCTAAATCGGTCATAGCAATTTGCTTTCTATTAGTTATTTGCTGCCAACCATCAGTCTATGGGATGGCACAGGATCAAAGCATTATTGTTGAAAGGTCAGTTTAATGACAGAGAAAAAAAAAAGGAAGAAACCAAAAAGAACGTGTCGCAAATCACTTTGTCCCTTGCGTTCGCCCTAGTCGTCCctttgtaacgcccacgatgtgGTTTATACGCTGAGAATGAAGAATTATGACATGATGGCCTTCAgaggaaagaaatggaaacaactcatgaaatgctccggatgggtatgaaaagaattctcgcaatcaaaaataattatgagaggatggcaacaagttAGAACCACGCATCTCTGAGAGAAACGGTTAAGATTTGGagggaaaactcttcttcggtcttcaaatgttgagaatgatgatgagaaccACCATGACAATTGATGAGCCACTCCGGAACAATAAAGAATAGAAATGATGAACGGACGATGACAATGTTTTGAAAGCGATCTTGGTGAAGGCATtatgactgatgaaaattcattcttacatcaaacttcgaaaagaatttgggaatagctccgggaaaattagaagagtcaggtaagatcttggaaaaagacctgtgggttagggcccactcaaaagaaacaccttTCGAAAAGATTGCTTGAAAgatattgcaccggttgaattaaatggcttgaatgagataacaacctcgaaatagcttgaacggattaagaATGAAAATGCGAATCTTCTAAGATATCTtacactccggaacaaatgaatagcgataggtgaatgattaagaggtgcaccggcatgagaaaaacatttgaaacgaggaaaggatatgatcgacaaagcttgaattgcaaccaccggagaagaaaagagaacgaagaataataaacttgaagctccgttagtatcttcctgagaatcacaggataagaacattgatggaaaagaatggagagacttacCATCAataaaggatacttgattaagaaatctgagtccttgaagaaaaagggtgggaggacGGAAAAACAAACGCAACTGGGGCAGATGGAAATGATACCGTTGAGAAaaaaacttagaattgatctcGCGAATGTTGGAATGATCGGATgaacttgaagagaaacacgccggttggaaaagaattgacatgacaacctcagtgatcaagaaggattagtattcgcatagaaatatgagaacaccatttaaaAAAGGTATGAAATCCACATTTGACAATGAAGCAGCTCaaataccacaaaccaaaacaaaacaaaggatttggcttggAAAAttagccggaaacaaacatatgatagagatttagccaatcccatatcatgcattttttggaaagatattctaggagctacttgaattcccacctataaactcctgaaactttctaaTTATGCAATCTAGTGTTGGGGATACAGTGGAAGCAATATATCTCACCCAACTAAACAATCCATatatccagttgtatccatccatcaacacataaccaaaaacactccggaaatcgtgtacctcaaccttcgaaaagcatccgttatacgagctGTGActatactcccgaactcccgccccaatactgggtggcgtcgaggttatctcaccactaactacataaaagagattttcgatgtcggggAAACTCaagtattctagaactgcaacaataaaattgtgatgacaacacctcggagcccaactccccgggacactgccacaacccctaaatgtcaggaggcaccaagaacaatgttctcgtcacaagaatatcggaacgatcccaagatacccgcgtgatcctaaatttgttttcgtgaaatttgaggagaggaaagtcaaaacatctacgtcaggaggcctcaccagagtgacgaaggggactaaggagtaaaaagaatcctactctccgatatatataatcctaaaactCAAAACAtatttgttctagactcaacaacgtcagcgattcgatcaagaaggggggtcctaagtcggggatggctctgattaccaacttgtaacgcccatgatgcggttggagcggggcggcggcgcggctttTGTCCGGTGAgatcggacatgtccggcggcgcggagggaaggtttgctagggtttcatctgcgaatttttggaggggaaagcatatttataggtaggggagctaggagagtccaaatgaagtgcggttttcgcccacacgatcgtgactCACCATACCCATGACCACTCCATTCCTGCATCAGGATTCTCGGCGTCCACTCTGCTCCTGCCTCGCATCTTTGACTCGCCTATGCTGCCTTCTGCTGATGTCTGGACGTGCTAGATCCCAGATCCGGATTCGCATCCCCACCTGCCTACCATTATCTCTGCAGATTTCATCATGCCCGAGATATAGATAGTGCGTTTTGTAGCTTGCATTCGGTTCATCTAGGCCCGGCGATGTAGTTTATTTATGTTTGATATCCTACgttgcatgacattcttgacCCGCATAAACCTTAAGGCACCTCTAGGCCTTCTGAGTAGGAATGATCGAATCATTTCCCATAGCAAGGTCCGAGCGATGAAAATCGCGGCACGTGGGTATCAGAGGTTGCACGCGAGGAGTCATGCTCGAGATTTTGCATTGTTTCCCAAAGTGTGGCCATAACTAACCTTTCCCTCCTCTCACCGCTCTCTCTCTTCACTCTCCAATCTCACACAGACAACGGCAAGCACTAAATCTGGAATGCGAGCAATGACGGCCTTCACCAGCTTCACCACCTCACTCGCAGGCATTCGGCAATGACGGTAAGCCGTATGTCCTTGCACTCGATTTGGTCTACTAGGACTATGGTAGTATACCATTGCCACACTCGATATGCACACTAGGCTTCCAATCCATACCTCGGGTTAGATTTGATACACGAGTTATGAAATCTGCTAGATTTAACCGATTCGGGCGGGATCGAGTACTAGGGCAGAGGGGATAAATCCAATGATGTTGGGGGAGGGGGTTCGAGATGTGGTCATGGCGATAGAGAGGTTGTGAGATAGAGAAACGGAGAGATAGAGAGACGGAGTTGTGGGAGAGAAGACAGTAGAAGATAGACAGAGATATAGTTAGTTGGAAGAGGTAGTGGACTGCGGTGGTAGATGGGGTTCATGCCGATGGAGAGGTGGTGAGACAAATAGATAGAGATTGAGTTCTGGAAGAGAATACGGTAGAAGACAGAGAGAGACATAGGTGGTTGGAATATGTCGTGGAGTGCAGTGTTGGATGGGGTTCATGGCGTTGGATAGGTGGTAAGACAGAGAGACAAATTTGTGGAAGAGGAGATGGTAGAAGACAGAGTGCAATGGTGGATGAGGTTCAAAAAATTATGCATTCCTCGTTGATATTGCTCATATGTATTTTGTATTTGTCCCTTCATTGATCTTCATTCAT
Coding sequences within it:
- the LOC125533946 gene encoding uncharacterized protein LOC125533946; protein product: MASKELRNVPKPDLEPILEAASSSISVDARVKECISAMGREHKDFEGLLLQGGNDSGEKTVRLEGLTISMTCLAKIAVGSDKEPRRYELKMTSDMIGGPILEWYPNPMEGAINIVNTTGETTPAAVPQRTLANALYDAMQRVKRKTTEVGVEEPKEIKKAKTSNPQRAAGSK